A genomic window from Parvularcula sp. LCG005 includes:
- a CDS encoding ZIP family metal transporter: protein MLTLIIVSVIVSAALIVGAVWGVYGKLPKQVEGFIIALAGGALIASVMSELVTPSIEEAGLLWAVLGVGIGAAVFTGVDYLIDEKWNSSSGGGLLAAISLDGIPENLALGVALIGAGPKEVAALAGSILLSNLPEAAGGAKQMRDGDMSKKKILLLWSATAGILSVAAIGGNLLLEGAPDEALGVIRCIAAGAVVASLATEVFPQAFREDHHMTGIAVSLGLILSVLLSSLSG, encoded by the coding sequence ATGCTGACCCTCATCATTGTGTCCGTGATCGTTTCCGCTGCCCTCATCGTCGGCGCGGTCTGGGGTGTGTACGGCAAGCTCCCCAAACAGGTGGAAGGCTTCATCATCGCGCTGGCCGGCGGTGCGCTCATTGCGTCAGTGATGAGTGAGCTGGTCACACCATCGATTGAGGAGGCCGGGCTTCTATGGGCGGTCCTGGGCGTCGGCATTGGTGCAGCCGTCTTCACAGGCGTTGATTATCTCATCGATGAGAAATGGAATTCGAGCTCCGGCGGTGGCCTCCTGGCGGCGATCTCGCTCGATGGCATCCCCGAAAATCTCGCGCTTGGCGTTGCACTGATCGGCGCCGGTCCGAAGGAAGTCGCCGCCCTTGCCGGCTCCATCCTTCTGTCAAACCTCCCCGAGGCAGCGGGGGGCGCAAAGCAGATGCGCGATGGCGACATGTCGAAAAAGAAGATCCTGCTGTTGTGGTCCGCCACGGCCGGGATCCTGTCCGTCGCGGCGATCGGGGGCAATCTGCTCCTCGAAGGCGCACCGGACGAGGCACTGGGGGTTATCCGCTGCATCGCTGCCGGGGCCGTCGTCGCCTCACTGGCCACCGAAGTCTTTCCCCAAGCCTTTCGTGAAGACCATCACATGACCGGGATTGCTGTCTCACTGGGCTTGATACTTTCGGTCCTGCTGTCATCCTTGTCCGGATGA
- the prfA gene encoding peptide chain release factor 1 codes for MIPQQKLDAIRSRLQAVEKEMSTVTDAADIVRLSKEHAELKPIADAAILLTTAREDMATAEEMLKSGDADMAEMAREEIDTLKVSVPDLEHKLQLMLLPKDKADNSSVILEVRAGTGGDEAALFAGDLFRMYQRYATIRGWRLEPLTASESEMGGYKEIQATVSGDNVYGRLKFESGVHRVQRVPETETQGRIHTSAATVAVLPEPEDVDIEINEADLRIDVFRASGPGGQSVNTTDSAVRITHLPTGLVVSQQDEKSQHKNRAKAMKVLRARLYDAERARLDAERSANRKGQVGTGDRSERIRTYNFPQSRVTDHRINLTLYKLDKMLEGEAVDEMIDALVLQDQSDRLADLQETSE; via the coding sequence TTGATCCCGCAACAAAAACTTGATGCCATCCGCTCACGGCTGCAGGCCGTGGAAAAGGAGATGTCGACCGTCACCGACGCTGCCGACATCGTTCGCCTTTCCAAGGAGCACGCCGAGCTCAAGCCCATCGCCGATGCTGCGATTCTACTGACGACAGCGCGGGAGGACATGGCGACGGCGGAGGAGATGCTGAAAAGCGGCGATGCTGATATGGCGGAGATGGCGCGCGAGGAAATCGACACGCTGAAAGTCAGCGTGCCCGACCTGGAGCATAAGCTTCAGCTCATGCTGCTGCCAAAGGACAAGGCGGACAATTCCTCAGTCATTCTCGAGGTTCGCGCAGGTACAGGGGGCGATGAGGCGGCGCTGTTCGCGGGCGACCTGTTCCGCATGTATCAGCGCTACGCCACGATCCGCGGCTGGCGGCTCGAGCCGCTCACGGCCTCTGAAAGCGAGATGGGCGGCTACAAGGAAATTCAGGCCACCGTGTCTGGCGACAATGTTTATGGGCGGTTGAAGTTTGAAAGCGGCGTCCACCGGGTGCAGCGTGTGCCCGAAACCGAGACGCAAGGGCGAATCCACACTTCTGCCGCGACGGTCGCTGTCCTGCCCGAACCTGAGGATGTGGATATCGAGATCAACGAGGCCGATCTGCGGATCGACGTCTTCCGGGCCTCCGGGCCGGGAGGCCAGTCGGTCAACACGACCGATTCGGCGGTTCGCATCACGCACCTTCCCACCGGTCTCGTGGTCAGCCAGCAGGATGAAAAGTCCCAGCACAAGAACCGCGCCAAGGCGATGAAGGTGCTGCGCGCACGGCTCTATGACGCGGAACGGGCGCGTCTCGACGCAGAGCGCTCGGCGAATCGCAAGGGGCAGGTGGGCACCGGCGACCGGTCAGAGCGCATCCGCACCTATAACTTCCCCCAGAGCCGGGTGACGGACCACCGTATCAATCTCACGCTCTACAAGCTCGACAAGATGCTGGAGGGCGAGGCCGTGGACGAGATGATCGACGCGCTTGTCCTGCAGGACCAGTCCGACCGTCTGGCGGACCTGCAGGAAACCAGCGAATAG
- a CDS encoding TonB family protein, which translates to MASKKAADIVELDEERRRRAQENLPEDDTVSAESAADETDENAAEAADVENSETEAEIVNEQAAPSASAAPVEETVVAEPSDAADDTPPEEFETAGAMLAAARHALGYSLQDVSARTNLTVERLRALEAMEISALPTAPFTLGFVRTYAQVLNLPAEPMMARFRAEANFGERGRTPVLNPKLQNDLGPRPQISLLAVIVVIGFMLWIGWRMIEALAPEQTVPMAQFPLEPGVVAPEQESYEVGTSLEDSVPMVPDSDPTQISLPQVIDTVGPSNDPIVITREEVASDDPLAILSDSEEDASAAAPSDTDGTELDAGEPVTTVETPEPATPAPTPSTAEQLTRSRNSEDGPAIEGGVVGQPAEGLVTVEEDAGQDTEPALTEEAETAERRTPVVTKPVLRVAVEPVYPVRCQTGAADREIVTIAFTVSRYGKVTNSQVQDSTNSCFNRSALSAIARWDFEPATSDGRAVASEVRTTRVIFQHP; encoded by the coding sequence ATGGCCTCCAAAAAAGCCGCAGATATCGTCGAACTGGACGAAGAACGCCGTCGCCGGGCGCAGGAAAACCTGCCCGAGGACGACACCGTTTCTGCCGAATCAGCCGCCGATGAGACAGATGAGAACGCGGCCGAGGCAGCAGACGTCGAGAATTCAGAGACAGAGGCCGAGATCGTGAACGAGCAGGCGGCGCCATCCGCGTCTGCCGCGCCGGTTGAGGAAACGGTCGTCGCTGAGCCATCCGACGCGGCAGACGATACACCGCCCGAAGAATTCGAGACCGCAGGCGCCATGCTGGCCGCTGCGCGGCACGCTCTTGGCTATTCGCTGCAAGACGTGTCCGCCCGCACCAACCTGACCGTGGAGCGTCTGCGCGCGCTCGAAGCCATGGAGATCAGCGCACTGCCGACCGCGCCGTTCACGCTGGGATTTGTACGGACCTACGCGCAGGTCCTCAATCTGCCGGCGGAACCCATGATGGCGCGGTTCAGGGCGGAAGCGAATTTCGGTGAGCGGGGCCGAACGCCGGTTCTGAACCCCAAGCTGCAGAACGATCTGGGGCCAAGACCTCAGATCAGCCTGCTGGCCGTGATTGTGGTCATCGGCTTCATGCTGTGGATTGGGTGGCGGATGATCGAGGCCCTAGCCCCCGAACAGACCGTGCCCATGGCGCAATTCCCCCTGGAGCCCGGTGTGGTTGCCCCAGAGCAGGAAAGCTATGAGGTGGGCACCTCGCTTGAAGATTCGGTACCCATGGTGCCGGACAGCGACCCGACGCAGATCAGCCTGCCGCAGGTTATCGATACGGTCGGTCCATCGAACGACCCGATCGTCATCACCCGCGAGGAAGTTGCAAGCGATGATCCGCTGGCCATCCTGTCGGACAGTGAAGAAGACGCCAGTGCTGCTGCGCCGAGCGACACCGACGGCACAGAACTCGACGCAGGCGAGCCAGTGACCACCGTAGAGACGCCCGAACCGGCCACCCCGGCCCCGACGCCTTCGACGGCTGAACAGCTGACCCGCTCACGGAACAGTGAGGACGGCCCAGCGATTGAGGGCGGCGTCGTAGGGCAGCCGGCGGAAGGCCTCGTGACCGTCGAGGAAGACGCCGGCCAAGATACAGAGCCCGCTTTGACGGAAGAGGCCGAAACGGCTGAGCGCCGGACGCCAGTCGTCACGAAACCTGTCCTGCGCGTGGCGGTGGAGCCCGTCTATCCCGTGCGTTGCCAGACCGGCGCGGCAGACCGCGAGATCGTGACAATAGCCTTTACCGTGTCCCGCTACGGCAAGGTGACAAACTCGCAGGTCCAGGACTCGACCAATAGCTGCTTCAACCGTTCAGCGTTGAGTGCCATCGCCCGATGGGATTTTGAGCCCGCCACATCCGATGGACGTGCCGTCGCCTCTGAGGTGCGCACCACCCGCGTCATCTTCCAGCATCCCTGA
- the ispG gene encoding flavodoxin-dependent (E)-4-hydroxy-3-methylbut-2-enyl-diphosphate synthase, producing MSVRPWRDIDRRQSRMIMVGNVPVGGDAPIAVQSMTNTDTADAKATLEQIERITEAGADIVRVSCPNEASTAAMKEICQHSPIPVVADIHFHYKRGIEAAEAGAACLRINPGNIGSADRVREVISAARNNGCSIRIGVNGGSLEKHLLEKYGEPCPEAMVESALDHARILQDYDFHEYKISVKASDVFLTMAAYHALADATDAPLHLGVTEAGGTRIGTVKSSIGLGSLLWAGIGDTIRVSLSAEPEEEVKVGFDILKSLGLRHRGVNVISCPSCARQGFDVIRTVEKLEARLAHISTPMSLSVIGCVVNGPGEAKETDLGFTGGGAQAGMVYLGGVPAYKLKNEEMVDRLVELCEQKASEIEAAKTAEMQAAE from the coding sequence ATGAGCGTTCGTCCCTGGCGAGATATCGACCGTCGTCAATCCCGCATGATCATGGTGGGCAATGTCCCCGTGGGCGGTGATGCGCCGATTGCCGTGCAGTCCATGACGAACACCGACACCGCCGACGCAAAGGCGACACTGGAACAGATTGAGCGCATCACGGAAGCGGGCGCGGATATCGTTCGCGTCAGTTGCCCCAATGAAGCGTCCACTGCGGCGATGAAGGAAATCTGTCAGCACTCACCGATCCCCGTCGTGGCGGATATTCACTTCCACTACAAACGCGGCATCGAGGCAGCGGAGGCGGGCGCTGCATGCCTGCGCATCAATCCAGGCAATATCGGGTCGGCGGACCGCGTGCGTGAAGTGATCAGTGCTGCCCGCAATAATGGCTGTTCAATCCGCATCGGTGTGAATGGCGGCTCACTTGAGAAGCACCTGCTTGAGAAATATGGCGAGCCCTGTCCGGAGGCGATGGTTGAAAGCGCGCTTGATCATGCGCGTATTCTTCAGGACTATGATTTTCACGAATACAAAATCTCGGTGAAAGCCTCCGACGTTTTTCTGACGATGGCTGCCTACCATGCCCTTGCTGACGCCACCGATGCGCCGCTGCATCTGGGTGTGACCGAAGCCGGGGGTACACGGATCGGCACGGTCAAGTCGTCCATCGGCCTTGGCAGCCTGCTTTGGGCCGGTATCGGCGACACCATCCGCGTCAGCCTCTCTGCCGAGCCGGAGGAAGAGGTGAAGGTCGGCTTCGACATCCTGAAATCCCTCGGTCTGCGGCATCGCGGCGTGAATGTCATTTCCTGCCCGTCCTGCGCACGGCAGGGATTTGATGTCATCCGTACCGTGGAGAAACTGGAAGCGCGCCTTGCACATATCTCAACGCCGATGAGCCTGTCGGTTATTGGCTGTGTGGTGAACGGGCCGGGCGAGGCCAAGGAAACCGATCTGGGCTTCACCGGTGGCGGCGCCCAGGCGGGCATGGTCTATCTGGGCGGTGTCCCTGCCTACAAGTTGAAGAACGAGGAGATGGTCGATCGCCTCGTCGAGTTGTGTGAGCAGAAAGCTTCAGAGATTGAGGCTGCCAAAACCGCAGAGATGCAGGCCGCCGAGTAA
- the secF gene encoding protein translocase subunit SecF, translating to MGLKLIPNDLHVPFAKFRDVALAISAAAMLASIGALFVLGLNLGIDFRGGVTVEVGPADGQIFEQSDLGAVREAVGQLGLGEVGTKEIGGVAGAPGGIAVTVELQDVPDSAPEVDAETGEAISVDQAAERRQMQIAETMTDVLKETLGDDIHVRRIDVVGPTVSGELLRNGLTGLGVAIFMMLLYIWFRFEWQFSLGAIFALVHDVTLTLGLFAITQFEFTLSIIAALLTIIGYSMNDTVIVYDRIRENLRRYKQMPLSQLIDMSINNTLSRTLMTSGTTLIALLALFFLGGEVLRGFSFALIWGIVIGTYSSIFIASPFLLKTGVKRDWSNMPADTKAARAP from the coding sequence ATGGGTCTGAAACTGATACCGAACGACTTGCATGTTCCCTTCGCGAAATTCCGCGATGTGGCCCTGGCCATTTCCGCCGCCGCGATGCTGGCCTCTATCGGGGCACTGTTTGTCTTGGGTTTGAACCTCGGCATCGACTTCCGTGGTGGGGTCACGGTCGAAGTCGGACCAGCAGACGGGCAAATTTTTGAGCAGAGCGATCTGGGCGCCGTCCGTGAAGCGGTCGGCCAACTCGGCCTCGGCGAAGTGGGAACAAAGGAAATCGGCGGCGTCGCCGGTGCGCCCGGTGGCATCGCCGTAACGGTCGAGCTGCAGGATGTGCCTGACTCTGCGCCGGAGGTTGATGCAGAGACAGGCGAAGCCATATCTGTCGATCAGGCTGCGGAACGTCGGCAGATGCAGATCGCCGAGACGATGACCGACGTCTTGAAAGAAACGCTTGGCGACGACATCCATGTCCGCCGCATCGACGTCGTCGGACCGACCGTGTCCGGTGAGTTGCTGCGCAATGGTCTGACCGGCCTTGGCGTCGCCATTTTCATGATGCTGCTCTACATCTGGTTCCGGTTCGAATGGCAGTTCAGCCTTGGGGCCATCTTCGCGCTGGTGCATGACGTGACCCTCACGCTTGGCCTGTTTGCCATCACCCAATTCGAGTTCACGCTGTCTATCATCGCGGCGCTGTTGACCATCATCGGTTATTCGATGAACGACACGGTCATCGTCTATGACCGGATCCGCGAGAACTTGCGACGGTACAAACAGATGCCGCTGTCGCAGCTCATCGACATGTCGATCAATAACACGCTTTCGAGGACATTGATGACCTCCGGCACGACGCTGATCGCGCTGCTGGCGTTGTTCTTCCTCGGCGGTGAAGTGTTACGCGGTTTCAGCTTTGCGCTGATCTGGGGCATCGTGATCGGGACCTATTCCTCGATCTTTATCGCCTCGCCGTTCCTGCTGAAGACCGGCGTCAAGCGCGACTGGTCCAACATGCCAGCGGATACAAAAGCGGCCCGTGCACCCTGA
- the secD gene encoding protein translocase subunit SecD: protein MLQFNRWQTGAIIVLILLGAYFTIPNFLPKDHKVPGLPHTAVTLGLDLQGGSYLLLEVDTEKVLRDRVISMQSDVRSVLRRAEGGRIAFRRLEVTPRSITVPITSVADLEKAENLLRREMARPLGGLLAGGGREFRVEKGEGSSVRLTLTPEAEAYFADEAVTQSITVIRRRIDSLGTTEPLIQRQGENRLVIQVPGASDSEALKSVINRTGQLTFHMVDMAADANAPVPPRRLRLPLADGTGFLVIMENPDVTGDMVTDASASPNSDGAGFQVNFAFDSRGARKFREITTENLGRNFAIVLDNEIISAPTIQSPITGGSGRITGNFSPEEATELSVLIKSGALPASLTTIEQRTVGADLGADSVRAGTLALIIGFVAVIVFIVVTYGRFGLYADIALLANVLLIAGSLSLLGATLTLPGIAGIVLTIGMAVDANVLIFERIREELDAGKGPVAAVEAGYRHAWSAIFDANLTTLIACLIMFYLGSGPVRGFAVTLGIGVITSVFTAYVLTRLMAGGYVLSKRPKTLSL, encoded by the coding sequence ATGCTGCAGTTCAATCGCTGGCAGACCGGCGCGATCATCGTGCTGATCCTGCTGGGAGCCTACTTCACGATTCCCAACTTCCTGCCTAAGGACCACAAGGTCCCGGGCCTGCCGCATACTGCGGTGACCCTTGGCCTCGACCTGCAGGGCGGTTCATACCTCCTGCTTGAAGTCGATACGGAAAAGGTCCTGCGCGACCGCGTCATCAGCATGCAGTCTGATGTGCGCAGCGTGCTGCGCCGGGCCGAAGGGGGGCGAATCGCGTTCCGGCGATTGGAGGTGACACCGCGCTCGATTACCGTGCCGATCACCAGTGTGGCTGACCTAGAAAAGGCTGAGAACCTGTTGCGCCGTGAAATGGCCCGCCCTCTCGGGGGGCTGCTGGCCGGTGGCGGGCGCGAGTTCCGAGTGGAGAAAGGCGAGGGCAGCTCTGTCCGCCTGACCCTGACGCCGGAGGCTGAAGCCTATTTTGCCGACGAGGCTGTGACCCAATCCATTACCGTCATTCGTCGCCGGATCGACAGCCTTGGGACCACCGAGCCGCTGATCCAGCGACAGGGGGAGAATCGCCTCGTCATCCAGGTGCCTGGGGCGAGCGATTCAGAAGCCCTGAAAAGCGTGATTAACCGGACCGGTCAGCTGACCTTCCACATGGTCGACATGGCCGCCGATGCGAACGCGCCGGTGCCGCCGCGTCGCCTGCGCCTGCCGCTGGCTGATGGCACCGGCTTCCTGGTCATCATGGAGAACCCTGATGTGACCGGCGACATGGTCACCGATGCCAGCGCGTCCCCCAACAGCGATGGCGCCGGCTTCCAGGTCAACTTCGCCTTTGACAGTCGCGGTGCGCGGAAGTTCCGGGAAATCACGACCGAAAATCTGGGCCGCAATTTTGCCATCGTACTCGACAACGAGATCATCTCCGCACCGACCATCCAGTCGCCGATCACCGGCGGTTCAGGCCGGATTACCGGCAACTTCTCGCCTGAGGAGGCCACGGAGCTTTCAGTCTTGATTAAATCGGGTGCGCTGCCGGCCTCGCTGACAACAATTGAACAGCGGACGGTTGGCGCCGATCTTGGGGCGGACTCGGTCCGGGCCGGGACACTGGCCCTGATCATCGGTTTTGTGGCGGTGATCGTCTTCATCGTCGTCACCTATGGCCGGTTTGGTCTTTATGCTGACATTGCACTTCTTGCGAACGTCCTGCTCATCGCCGGGTCGCTGTCGCTGCTGGGCGCGACGCTGACCTTGCCCGGGATCGCCGGTATCGTTCTGACCATCGGCATGGCAGTCGACGCCAACGTCCTGATCTTTGAGCGTATCCGCGAAGAGCTGGATGCCGGGAAGGGGCCGGTGGCGGCTGTCGAGGCGGGCTATCGCCACGCCTGGTCGGCTATCTTTGACGCCAACCTGACCACGCTGATTGCGTGTCTGATCATGTTCTATCTTGGCTCCGGCCCTGTGCGGGGCTTCGCTGTCACGCTCGGCATCGGTGTCATCACATCCGTATTCACCGCATACGTCCTGACGCGCTTGATGGCAGGGGGCTATGTCCTCTCCAAGCGTCCCAAGACGTTGTCGCTTTAG
- the yajC gene encoding preprotein translocase subunit YajC yields MFFSQAMAQTTDAAPGPSGLSTLIPFVLMFVVFYFLLIRPQQNARKKHMEMVKGVQRGDQVVTSGGILGKVVRASDGDEIVVEIAEGVQVTVVKQTLTDVRSRTQPAEKK; encoded by the coding sequence ATGTTCTTCTCCCAAGCCATGGCCCAGACGACCGACGCTGCCCCGGGACCCAGCGGTCTGTCGACCCTGATCCCGTTCGTTCTCATGTTTGTCGTGTTCTATTTCCTGCTGATCCGTCCGCAGCAGAATGCGCGCAAGAAACACATGGAAATGGTCAAGGGCGTGCAGCGCGGTGATCAGGTCGTCACCTCGGGCGGTATTCTTGGCAAAGTCGTGCGCGCGAGCGATGGCGATGAGATCGTCGTCGAAATCGCCGAGGGCGTCCAAGTGACCGTTGTCAAACAAACCCTGACCGACGTCCGTTCGCGGACACAGCCAGCCGAGAAAAAATAA
- a CDS encoding sulfurtransferase TusA family protein: MSSAPDMLDTRGLRCPLPVIRLETRLRRMAEGARVRIMADDPIAAIDIPHFARQGGHTCLRLPSEDDKLCVFEVTRGP; the protein is encoded by the coding sequence ATGAGCAGTGCGCCCGACATGCTCGACACGCGCGGCCTTCGCTGTCCCCTGCCCGTGATTCGGCTCGAAACCAGGCTGCGGCGCATGGCGGAAGGCGCCCGCGTGAGGATCATGGCCGATGACCCCATTGCCGCGATTGATATCCCTCATTTTGCGCGACAGGGTGGCCACACCTGCCTTAGACTGCCTTCGGAAGACGATAAACTATGCGTCTTCGAGGTCACACGCGGGCCTTAA
- the prmC gene encoding peptide chain release factor N(5)-glutamine methyltransferase: protein MATYGQSLRQAAQGLSASPTPALDARLLLLAASGLDHAGLIAADRDPVDPAVEGTFSALVARRMGGEPIAYILGEQEFYGRRFRVGPDVLIPRPETEMLIDAALRVAVSKPRIADLGLGSGCILGTLLAEIPEATGLGVDLSPAALGVAAANLTQLAVRSRAALAVRSFEVALPGVFDLIVSNPPYIEAAAVLPVSVAEHEPAMALFAGQDGLDAYRALAPIIAGALAPDGHAFLEIGDGQGAAVSQLMQAVMPDRPVTLNPDLAGRERLVSIAAKA, encoded by the coding sequence ATGGCGACCTATGGGCAGTCGCTGCGACAGGCGGCGCAGGGATTGTCGGCCTCGCCGACGCCAGCGCTCGATGCGCGGCTTCTTCTCTTGGCGGCGTCGGGACTTGATCATGCCGGGCTGATTGCGGCTGACCGTGATCCGGTCGACCCGGCGGTGGAAGGGACGTTTTCCGCGCTGGTCGCTCGGCGGATGGGTGGCGAGCCGATCGCTTACATCCTCGGTGAGCAGGAATTTTACGGGCGCCGCTTTCGTGTCGGTCCGGACGTTCTCATTCCGCGCCCCGAAACGGAAATGCTGATCGACGCGGCCCTGCGCGTGGCGGTATCCAAACCGCGCATTGCGGATCTGGGACTGGGGTCGGGCTGCATTCTGGGCACGCTGCTCGCAGAAATACCGGAGGCTACGGGCTTGGGCGTCGACCTGTCGCCAGCGGCTCTCGGGGTGGCGGCGGCCAACCTTACGCAACTGGCGGTGCGGTCGCGGGCCGCTCTGGCGGTGCGCAGTTTCGAGGTTGCGCTACCGGGTGTCTTCGACCTCATTGTCTCAAACCCGCCCTATATTGAGGCGGCGGCGGTGCTGCCCGTCTCCGTAGCCGAGCATGAGCCGGCCATGGCGCTCTTTGCGGGGCAGGACGGGCTCGACGCCTATCGCGCGCTCGCGCCGATTATTGCCGGGGCGCTTGCGCCGGACGGGCATGCTTTCCTGGAAATCGGTGACGGTCAGGGGGCTGCCGTCAGCCAGTTGATGCAGGCCGTGATGCCGGATCGGCCGGTCACTCTCAACCCTGATCTGGCCGGTCGGGAACGGCTCGTCTCCATTGCGGCAAAAGCGTGA
- a CDS encoding CFI-box-CTERM domain-containing protein, whose product MSSSAYRRFLGHSSSRLSAIVVSMGLAMPTMVGAQDDPAPCVEETRGAPDAQFDRAVSHIDLWRADEAGNRAAGQNEYAEIFLKPKLRFDTKTSFAPTTNGFLLQINKTRQADPSHEFPTGPLAWKEWKLFLPRILKEPDQTPARRIALYVYLGDTLLHGGFYSLTDDSAEAVNGEKPTREFVIVRRNDETIGESEFDHRLAEALTSEKSDAPFKISIAPDHDPDYLISAIIEREALKAAIASGDRNLAALRDEARTGACEPGTPNVDCFMTTAACDTLGLDDDCWELRTLRRFRDDYMANATEGSGDIATYYATAPDIVRKISTRPDAPRVWKQLYGRYILPSAIMARLGLNRMAHQHYRRMMEFVG is encoded by the coding sequence ATGTCATCATCTGCGTACCGCCGATTTCTGGGCCATTCATCCTCACGTCTGTCAGCTATTGTCGTCAGCATGGGTCTTGCGATGCCGACGATGGTCGGCGCACAGGATGACCCTGCCCCCTGCGTTGAGGAGACGCGCGGCGCCCCCGATGCCCAGTTTGATCGTGCCGTTTCCCACATCGATCTGTGGCGTGCTGATGAGGCCGGGAATAGAGCCGCCGGACAAAACGAATATGCCGAGATTTTTCTCAAGCCCAAACTGCGGTTTGACACCAAGACGTCTTTCGCCCCCACCACCAATGGCTTCCTCCTGCAGATCAACAAGACGCGGCAAGCCGATCCCTCTCACGAGTTTCCGACCGGCCCGCTCGCCTGGAAGGAATGGAAGCTGTTTCTGCCGCGGATCCTCAAGGAACCCGACCAGACCCCGGCGCGCCGGATCGCGCTCTATGTCTATCTGGGAGACACACTGCTCCATGGCGGTTTCTATTCGTTGACGGATGACTCTGCGGAGGCAGTCAATGGCGAGAAGCCTACACGGGAATTTGTCATTGTCCGGCGGAATGACGAGACAATCGGTGAGAGTGAGTTTGACCACCGGCTCGCAGAGGCGTTGACAAGCGAAAAATCCGATGCGCCTTTCAAGATCAGTATCGCGCCGGATCACGACCCCGATTATCTGATCAGTGCGATTATCGAACGTGAGGCCTTGAAAGCCGCGATCGCCAGTGGCGACAGGAATCTCGCCGCGTTGCGAGATGAGGCACGGACTGGCGCGTGTGAGCCGGGCACGCCCAATGTCGACTGCTTCATGACGACGGCCGCCTGCGATACGCTGGGCCTTGATGATGATTGCTGGGAGCTGCGGACCCTCCGGCGTTTCCGTGACGACTATATGGCGAACGCAACGGAAGGCTCGGGCGATATCGCCACTTACTATGCAACGGCTCCTGACATTGTCAGAAAAATCAGCACCCGTCCTGATGCGCCCCGCGTCTGGAAACAGCTCTACGGCCGCTACATCCTGCCATCAGCGATCATGGCGCGCCTCGGCCTCAACCGCATGGCGCACCAGCACTATCGCCGCATGATGGAATTTGTCGGCTAG